A genomic segment from Bradyrhizobium diazoefficiens USDA 110 encodes:
- a CDS encoding MBL fold metallo-hydrolase, producing the protein MWRLVSAALALFGALLSPALAQQQPQRSECLAMANTAPRAVPVAFRQATAAAEVEITYVGHSTYFIDTPGGLRIATDYSGAYQIGRLPDVVTMNRAHSTHYSLFPDKRIPHVLHGWGEDGKPAIVSERIGDTFIRNVTTDIRRYFGDDAGTDMIRDGNSIFIFEVAGLCIGHLGHLHHKLDDSHFAQIGRLDIVMVPIDGTYTMSLDGISEITKRLRASVVLPMHRFATPLDDFMRRIGQQFEIDRRLERSFRMSRDALPSKPTVIILDGV; encoded by the coding sequence ATGTGGCGACTTGTTTCGGCCGCTCTGGCGCTGTTCGGCGCGCTCCTCTCGCCTGCCCTCGCTCAGCAGCAGCCCCAGCGCAGCGAATGCCTGGCGATGGCCAACACCGCGCCCCGCGCCGTCCCGGTCGCCTTCCGGCAGGCGACAGCCGCGGCCGAGGTCGAGATCACCTATGTCGGCCACTCCACCTATTTCATCGACACGCCCGGCGGCTTGCGCATCGCCACAGACTATAGCGGCGCCTATCAGATCGGACGGTTGCCCGACGTCGTCACCATGAACCGGGCGCACAGCACGCATTACTCTTTATTCCCCGACAAACGCATTCCCCATGTGCTGCACGGCTGGGGCGAGGACGGCAAGCCGGCCATCGTGTCGGAGCGCATCGGCGACACCTTCATCCGCAACGTCACGACCGACATCCGCCGCTACTTCGGCGACGATGCCGGCACCGACATGATCCGCGACGGCAACTCGATCTTCATCTTCGAGGTCGCCGGCCTCTGCATCGGCCATCTCGGCCACCTTCACCACAAGCTCGACGACAGCCATTTCGCCCAGATCGGGCGGCTCGACATCGTGATGGTGCCGATCGACGGCACCTACACCATGTCGCTGGACGGCATCTCCGAGATCACCAAGCGGCTGCGCGCCTCCGTGGTGCTGCCGATGCACCGCTTCGCCACCCCGCTCGACGATTTCATGCGCCGGATCGGCCAGCAGTTCGAGATCGACCGGCGCCTCGAGCGCTCCTTCCGCATGTCGCGCGATGCGCTGCCCTCGAAGCCGACGGTGATCATCCTCGACGGCGTCTGA
- a CDS encoding transglutaminase-like cysteine peptidase, giving the protein METAARSRAWRAILVLCGLVLLGSAAELRAGTLLSPGAGVLVRKSAEPFGVFAFAISSGSLQQKWSALKSRLDDDMVQLALCDGDRDNCASPAALKLLAIVDQARARDGRARLGETNRAINLAIRAANDGADDVWSSPLATFQRGAGDCEDYAIAKLAALRLAGVATEDLRVVVVRDIRAGEEHAVAAAKLDGHWLMLDNRRMAMVEDDDSRGYQPLFVLYQSAVLKYVDEPVRLSMATAEAH; this is encoded by the coding sequence ATGGAGACCGCTGCTCGCTCGCGCGCCTGGCGCGCAATCCTTGTCCTGTGCGGATTGGTTCTGCTCGGATCGGCCGCAGAGCTCCGCGCCGGCACGCTGCTGTCGCCGGGCGCCGGCGTCCTCGTGCGCAAATCCGCCGAACCGTTCGGCGTGTTCGCCTTTGCCATCTCGTCCGGCAGCCTCCAGCAGAAATGGTCCGCGCTGAAATCCAGGCTCGACGACGACATGGTGCAGCTCGCGCTGTGCGACGGCGACCGCGACAATTGCGCATCGCCTGCGGCACTCAAGTTGCTCGCCATCGTCGACCAGGCCCGCGCCCGCGACGGCCGCGCCCGGCTGGGCGAGACCAATCGCGCCATCAACCTCGCCATCCGCGCCGCCAATGACGGCGCCGACGACGTCTGGAGCTCGCCGCTTGCGACCTTCCAGCGCGGCGCCGGCGACTGCGAAGACTATGCCATCGCCAAGCTGGCCGCGCTGCGGCTCGCCGGCGTTGCCACCGAGGACCTCCGCGTCGTCGTGGTGCGCGACATCCGCGCCGGCGAGGAGCATGCGGTTGCCGCGGCAAAGCTCGACGGACACTGGCTGATGCTGGACAACCGCCGCATGGCGATGGTCGAGGACGACGACTCGCGGGGCTACCAGCCGCTGTTCGTGCTGTACCAGTCGGCCGTGCTGAAATATGTCGACGAGCCGGTGCGGTTGTCGATGGCCACGGCCGAGGCGCACTGA
- a CDS encoding lysozyme inhibitor LprI family protein: MRFIGLIVLALLAPAAPVFAQSGPSDRSIADKLPLFARNNCQQIRDPGNQLICGDAELAAAAEKLGTAIEARLARLPDRLPAIEENAIWGRQRNLGCGIVGQTRIRADDFDRVKACLLKVTEERATILRDPDFDCLAANTAAGALICAEPSLALAETELNGQVLGLIGKLDPTAARFAFAEYGRWTRERDRRCNLVGKENVPLQELESAESCLADYLAHKIDEIRAAKGDPKKVFGRQVAARSPDTDAVDFCAARIHAANSCGNFLRINRVYAVDSQVSDQEAQVTGEIEMVVLAPFATCSKVASTCTGTCWDARTGRPQPGAAGNKERSADAFNVTRRLRIQRTFAFVKAGDGWRCREDELAPVNSGTAGGGS; encoded by the coding sequence ATGCGGTTCATCGGGCTGATTGTGCTTGCGCTGCTGGCGCCCGCGGCACCCGTGTTCGCGCAATCCGGCCCATCCGATCGCTCCATCGCCGACAAGCTGCCGCTGTTCGCCAGGAACAACTGCCAGCAGATTCGCGACCCCGGCAATCAATTGATCTGCGGTGACGCCGAGCTTGCCGCCGCCGCCGAGAAGCTGGGCACGGCGATCGAGGCGCGGCTCGCCCGCCTGCCCGACCGCCTGCCGGCGATCGAGGAGAACGCCATCTGGGGCCGCCAGCGCAATCTCGGCTGCGGCATCGTCGGCCAGACCCGGATCCGCGCCGACGATTTCGACCGGGTGAAGGCGTGTCTCCTCAAGGTGACCGAGGAGCGCGCCACGATCCTGCGTGATCCCGATTTCGACTGTCTCGCCGCCAATACGGCCGCGGGCGCACTGATCTGCGCGGAGCCCTCGCTGGCGCTCGCCGAAACGGAGCTCAATGGCCAGGTGCTCGGGCTGATCGGCAAGCTGGACCCGACTGCGGCCCGCTTTGCCTTCGCTGAATACGGCCGGTGGACGCGAGAGCGTGACCGCAGATGCAATCTGGTCGGCAAGGAGAACGTGCCGCTGCAAGAGCTCGAATCGGCGGAGAGCTGCCTCGCCGATTACCTCGCACACAAGATCGACGAGATCCGCGCCGCCAAGGGCGATCCCAAAAAGGTGTTCGGCCGGCAGGTCGCCGCCCGCTCGCCCGACACCGACGCCGTCGACTTCTGCGCCGCGCGGATTCACGCGGCCAATTCCTGCGGAAATTTCCTGCGCATCAACCGCGTCTACGCCGTCGACAGCCAGGTGAGCGACCAGGAGGCGCAGGTCACGGGCGAGATCGAAATGGTCGTGCTGGCGCCCTTCGCCACATGCAGCAAGGTCGCCTCCACCTGCACCGGCACCTGCTGGGACGCCAGGACGGGTCGTCCGCAGCCGGGAGCCGCCGGCAACAAGGAGCGCTCCGCGGACGCCTTCAACGTCACGCGCCGCCTCAGGATCCAGCGCACCTTCGCCTTCGTCAAAGCCGGCGACGGCTGGCGCTGCCGTGAAGACGAGCTGGCACCGGTGAATTCGGGGACCGCGGGCGGCGGATCGTAG
- a CDS encoding ABC transporter ATP-binding protein, protein MDAAATPDIILKLSNIESYYGPIMAIRGISLEVPRGRIVTLLGANGAGKTTVLKTISGILDPQKGAIEFMGKPIQRMEADRIVRLGLSHVPEGREVFPFLSVRENLMMGAYPRKDRGGVAEDLERVYGYFPRLKERIDQPAGQLSGGEQQMLAIGRALMNRPTLLLLDEPSLGLSPLLVKEIFTIIRRVNEEQGMSILLVEQNAKVALETAHYGYVLEIGRIVMNDTCDRLMHSQDIQEFYLGAKEAGARGERRWKKKKTWR, encoded by the coding sequence ATGGATGCCGCGGCGACACCGGACATCATCCTGAAGCTTTCCAACATCGAGAGCTATTACGGGCCGATCATGGCGATCCGCGGCATCTCGCTGGAGGTGCCGCGCGGCCGCATCGTCACGCTGCTCGGGGCCAACGGCGCCGGCAAGACCACGGTGCTGAAGACCATCTCCGGCATTCTCGATCCGCAGAAGGGCGCGATCGAGTTCATGGGCAAGCCGATCCAGCGCATGGAGGCCGACCGGATCGTGCGGCTGGGCCTCAGCCACGTGCCGGAGGGGCGGGAGGTGTTCCCGTTCCTGTCCGTGCGCGAGAACCTGATGATGGGCGCCTATCCGCGCAAGGACCGTGGCGGCGTCGCGGAGGATCTGGAGCGCGTCTACGGCTATTTCCCGCGGCTGAAGGAGCGCATCGACCAGCCGGCCGGCCAGCTCTCCGGCGGCGAGCAGCAGATGCTCGCGATCGGCCGCGCGCTGATGAACCGGCCGACCCTGCTGCTGCTCGACGAGCCCTCGCTCGGCCTGTCGCCGCTGCTGGTGAAGGAGATCTTCACCATCATCCGCCGCGTCAACGAGGAGCAGGGCATGTCGATCCTGCTGGTCGAGCAGAACGCCAAGGTGGCGCTGGAAACGGCACATTACGGCTATGTGCTGGAGATCGGCCGTATCGTGATGAACGACACCTGCGACCGCTTGATGCATTCCCAGGACATCCAGGAATTCTACCTTGGCGCCAAGGAAGCGGGCGCTCGGGGCGAACGGCGCTGGAAAAAGAAGAAGACGTGGCGTTAA
- a CDS encoding AMP-dependent synthetase/ligase, translating to MARPAVLTVADTIAKSFLRAAETRGDRPAIREKKFGIWQPTSWREWLEISKEIAYALRAIGFMPGDVASIIANAVPEWVHADMGILCAGGVSSGIYPTDASSQVQYLVNDSGTKVIFAEDEEQLDKILTCRTRCPSLQRIVVFDMEGLSGFSDDMVMSLDEFRALGRNHMVGREALWQEMIDSRGPEDLAVLVYTSGTTGPPKGAMHANRSVTHQMRHANDFIPARENEDRLIFLPLCHVAERIGGYYISVALGSVMNFAESTETVPDNLREVQPTIFLAVPRIWEKFYSAITIALKDATPLQQWVYRRAIGIGYRMVDCRIEGRAPPLSLRLANQLAYRLAFRNIRRMIGLDRCRIAFTGAAPIAPELIRWYLALGIDMHEVYGQTENCGVATMMPATRIKLGSVGTAVSWGEVALSPDGEILIKGDFLFMGYLNQPEKTAEAIDPRGWLHTGDVGTIDNEGFVRITDRMKDIIITSGGKNVTPSEIENQLKFSPYISDAVVIGDKRPYLTCLVMIDQENVEKFAQDHDIPFTNYASLCRATEIQDLIWREIEQVNVNFARVETIKRFFLIERQLTPEDEELTPTMKLKRSFVNKRYAAEIDAMYRERAVA from the coding sequence ATGGCCCGACCGGCGGTGCTGACGGTCGCTGATACGATCGCGAAAAGCTTCTTGCGCGCCGCGGAAACGCGGGGCGACAGGCCGGCGATCCGCGAGAAGAAGTTCGGCATCTGGCAGCCGACGAGCTGGCGCGAGTGGCTGGAGATCTCGAAGGAGATCGCCTACGCGCTTCGCGCGATCGGCTTCATGCCCGGCGACGTCGCCTCCATCATCGCCAATGCCGTGCCGGAATGGGTCCATGCCGACATGGGCATCCTGTGCGCCGGCGGCGTCTCGTCCGGAATCTATCCGACCGATGCCTCGTCCCAGGTCCAGTATCTCGTCAACGATTCCGGCACGAAGGTGATCTTCGCCGAGGACGAGGAGCAGCTCGACAAGATCCTCACCTGCCGCACACGCTGCCCGTCCCTGCAAAGGATCGTCGTGTTCGACATGGAGGGCCTCAGCGGCTTCTCCGACGACATGGTGATGTCGCTCGACGAGTTTCGTGCGCTCGGGCGCAACCATATGGTCGGGCGCGAAGCACTGTGGCAGGAGATGATCGACAGCCGCGGCCCTGAAGATCTCGCGGTGCTCGTCTATACCTCCGGCACGACCGGCCCGCCCAAGGGCGCGATGCACGCCAACCGCAGCGTCACGCACCAGATGCGGCATGCCAACGACTTCATCCCGGCGCGGGAGAACGAAGACCGGCTGATCTTCCTGCCGCTCTGCCATGTCGCCGAGCGCATCGGCGGCTACTACATCTCGGTCGCGCTCGGCTCGGTGATGAATTTTGCCGAAAGCACGGAGACGGTGCCGGACAATCTGCGCGAGGTGCAGCCGACCATCTTCCTCGCGGTGCCGCGCATCTGGGAAAAATTCTATTCCGCCATTACCATCGCGCTGAAGGATGCGACGCCGCTCCAGCAATGGGTCTACCGCCGCGCCATCGGGATCGGCTACCGCATGGTCGATTGCCGGATCGAGGGCAGGGCGCCGCCGCTGTCGCTGCGCCTCGCTAACCAGCTCGCTTACCGGCTCGCCTTCCGCAACATCCGCCGCATGATCGGGCTCGATCGCTGCCGCATCGCCTTCACCGGCGCGGCGCCGATCGCGCCGGAGCTGATTCGCTGGTATCTCGCGCTCGGCATCGACATGCACGAGGTCTACGGCCAGACCGAGAATTGCGGCGTCGCCACCATGATGCCGGCGACGCGGATCAAGCTCGGCTCGGTCGGCACCGCCGTGTCCTGGGGCGAGGTCGCGCTGTCGCCCGACGGCGAGATCCTGATCAAGGGCGACTTCCTGTTCATGGGTTATCTGAACCAGCCGGAGAAGACGGCGGAGGCCATCGATCCGCGCGGCTGGCTGCACACCGGCGACGTCGGCACCATCGACAACGAGGGCTTCGTTCGCATCACCGACCGGATGAAGGACATCATCATCACCTCCGGCGGCAAGAACGTCACGCCGTCCGAGATCGAGAACCAGCTCAAATTCTCGCCCTACATCTCGGATGCGGTGGTGATCGGCGACAAGCGGCCGTACCTCACCTGCCTCGTCATGATCGATCAGGAGAACGTCGAGAAGTTCGCCCAGGACCACGACATCCCCTTCACCAATTATGCGAGCCTGTGCCGGGCGACGGAGATCCAGGACCTGATCTGGCGCGAGATCGAGCAGGTCAACGTCAATTTCGCCCGCGTCGAGACCATCAAGAGGTTTTTCCTGATCGAACGCCAGCTCACCCCGGAGGACGAGGAGCTGACGCCGACCATGAAGCTGAAGCGCAGCTTCGTGAACAAGCGCTACGCCGCCGAGATCGACGCCATGTATCGCGAACGTGCGGTGGCGTGA
- a CDS encoding ABC transporter ATP-binding protein, giving the protein MKPDSSALEVRGLTKRFDRPAVDGLDLTVHAGEFYALVGPNGAGKTTTLRMVAGLLRPDAGAVSIFGIDALQNPVAAKQVMAWVSDEPMIYDKLTPLEYLEFVAGLWGIAPSASEPVAEGLLSSLGLEPHRHERCEGFSKGMRQKVALAGALVHDPRLIILDEPLTGLDAVSARHVKGLLSERVRTGCTVIMTTHILEVAERMADRIGVIASGRLVAEGTLTELRQQNGHADTSLEDLFIALVTLQEAA; this is encoded by the coding sequence ATGAAGCCGGACAGCTCGGCGCTCGAAGTCCGAGGGTTAACGAAGCGTTTTGACCGTCCGGCGGTCGACGGCCTCGACCTCACAGTTCACGCCGGTGAATTCTACGCCCTGGTCGGCCCCAACGGCGCTGGCAAGACCACCACTTTGCGCATGGTTGCGGGCCTCTTGCGGCCCGACGCCGGCGCGGTCTCGATCTTCGGCATCGATGCGCTCCAAAATCCGGTCGCCGCCAAGCAGGTGATGGCGTGGGTCTCCGACGAGCCCATGATCTACGACAAGCTGACGCCGCTGGAGTACCTCGAATTCGTCGCCGGGCTGTGGGGCATCGCGCCGTCCGCCTCGGAACCGGTCGCCGAGGGGCTGCTCAGCTCGCTCGGGCTCGAGCCGCACCGGCACGAGCGCTGCGAGGGCTTTTCCAAGGGCATGCGGCAGAAGGTGGCGCTGGCCGGCGCGCTGGTGCACGATCCCCGCCTCATCATTCTCGACGAGCCGCTGACAGGGCTGGACGCCGTGTCCGCCCGCCATGTGAAGGGGCTGTTGAGCGAGCGCGTCCGCACCGGCTGCACCGTGATCATGACCACGCACATCCTCGAGGTTGCCGAGCGCATGGCCGACCGCATCGGCGTGATCGCCTCAGGCCGCCTGGTCGCCGAAGGCACGCTCACCGAGCTGCGCCAGCAGAACGGCCATGCCGACACCAGCCTGGAAGATCTCTTCATCGCGCTGGTGACGCTCCAGGAAGCCGCATGA
- a CDS encoding branched-chain amino acid ABC transporter permease: MRFLFKTDYEDDIKLFPHSGYFVSYGILLALLLVAPYVLSSYLMSQLVFVCIYATVGVALLILTGFTGQASLGHAAFLAIGAYTAAYLQKYNVPFPVYFLAAGLLTGIIGAMVGFPALRLQGIYLVIATISFALIVEEILARWESVTNGNEGMRVKTLSLLGVAVPRDSPTFYFLCLAVLVLTIVGTLNLLRSPTGRAFVAIRDSETAARSMGVNVALYKVKSFAISAAITGFAGVLFAHKLSFISPEMFTLQLSIEFIIVILIGGSFSLHGAVLGAIFIVMIDPFLTYLKDDMPGIIAGIAAAFGAGTQGAANVQSKVAAFASLNGLKGAIYGIIIVLFVLFEPLGLYGRWLKIKLFFQLFPLYKRATFKRQKIYVKSERNR; encoded by the coding sequence ATGCGCTTCCTGTTCAAGACCGACTACGAAGACGACATCAAGCTGTTCCCGCATTCGGGCTATTTCGTCTCCTACGGCATCCTGCTCGCGCTGCTGCTGGTCGCGCCTTACGTGCTCTCCAGCTATCTGATGAGCCAGCTCGTCTTCGTCTGCATCTATGCAACCGTCGGCGTGGCGCTGCTGATCCTGACCGGCTTTACGGGGCAGGCCTCGCTCGGGCATGCCGCGTTCCTCGCGATCGGCGCCTACACGGCGGCCTATTTGCAGAAATACAACGTGCCGTTCCCGGTCTACTTCCTCGCCGCAGGCCTTCTGACCGGCATCATCGGCGCGATGGTCGGCTTTCCCGCGCTGCGGCTCCAGGGCATCTATCTCGTCATCGCCACCATCTCCTTTGCCCTGATCGTCGAGGAGATCCTGGCGCGCTGGGAGAGCGTCACCAACGGCAACGAGGGTATGCGGGTCAAGACGCTGTCGCTGCTCGGCGTCGCGGTGCCGCGCGACAGCCCGACCTTCTATTTCCTGTGTCTCGCCGTTCTGGTGCTGACCATCGTCGGCACGCTCAATCTGCTGCGCTCGCCGACGGGCCGCGCCTTCGTCGCGATCCGCGACAGCGAGACCGCGGCGCGCAGCATGGGCGTCAACGTCGCGCTCTACAAGGTGAAGTCCTTTGCGATCTCGGCGGCGATCACCGGCTTTGCCGGCGTGCTGTTCGCGCACAAGCTCTCGTTCATCTCGCCGGAGATGTTCACGCTCCAGCTCTCGATCGAGTTCATCATCGTGATCCTGATCGGCGGCAGCTTCAGCCTGCACGGTGCCGTGCTGGGCGCGATCTTCATCGTGATGATCGACCCGTTCCTGACCTATTTGAAGGACGACATGCCCGGCATCATCGCCGGCATTGCCGCCGCTTTCGGCGCCGGCACCCAAGGAGCGGCCAACGTCCAGTCCAAGGTCGCGGCCTTCGCCTCGCTCAACGGTCTGAAGGGCGCGATCTACGGCATCATCATCGTGCTGTTCGTGCTGTTCGAGCCGCTCGGGCTCTACGGCCGCTGGCTCAAGATCAAGCTCTTCTTCCAGCTCTTCCCGCTCTACAAGCGCGCCACCTTCAAGCGGCAGAAGATCTACGTGAAGTCGGAGCGCAACCGATGA
- a CDS encoding ABC transporter substrate-binding protein — MSKSFRAFGLAVSAVVLTHLPAAAQTKVTNEGISATEIVIGTHQDLSGPIKGWGVPVSNGMKMAVEEVNAAGGVNGRKIRLVVEDSGYDPKKAVLASQKLIERDKIFAMVGPMGSPTVLAAQDILLDAGVLQLFPLTAAEFTFKFDPAKPQERLKFNNLLPYVESTRAALKYMMEWKSFQKPCIMHQDDEYGKNVLDGFNQQLAVMKVQPASITSYKRGASDFSAQVAKMKSDGCDLVVLGAVLREPIGAMTEARKLGWDVTFLGATPVNVMEVPMLGKEAVEGLYAASGFEIPYEDTAKGKVHDWLVNYKKMFNTDANTQAIIGYNAVMTFAFYAQKAGKDLTGQKMLDSLESGEKFLDIFNSPPTKFSKTDHLANTITQVQQVKGGRWVLVKDNLMF; from the coding sequence ATGTCGAAATCGTTCAGGGCGTTCGGCCTTGCGGTGAGCGCGGTGGTGCTCACGCATCTGCCGGCCGCAGCACAGACCAAGGTCACCAATGAAGGCATCTCGGCGACCGAGATCGTGATCGGCACCCATCAGGATCTGTCGGGGCCGATCAAGGGCTGGGGCGTGCCGGTCTCCAACGGCATGAAGATGGCGGTCGAGGAGGTCAACGCCGCCGGCGGCGTCAACGGCCGCAAGATCCGGCTGGTGGTCGAGGACAGCGGCTACGATCCGAAGAAGGCCGTGCTGGCGTCGCAAAAATTGATCGAGCGCGACAAGATCTTCGCGATGGTGGGACCAATGGGATCGCCGACCGTGCTCGCGGCGCAGGACATCCTGCTCGACGCCGGGGTGCTTCAGCTCTTCCCGCTGACGGCGGCGGAGTTCACCTTCAAGTTCGATCCGGCCAAGCCGCAGGAGCGGCTGAAGTTCAACAACCTCCTGCCCTATGTGGAGAGCACGCGCGCCGCGCTCAAATACATGATGGAGTGGAAGAGCTTCCAGAAGCCCTGCATCATGCACCAGGACGACGAGTACGGAAAGAACGTGCTTGACGGATTCAACCAGCAACTGGCTGTGATGAAGGTGCAGCCGGCCTCGATCACGAGCTACAAGCGCGGCGCCTCCGACTTCAGCGCCCAGGTCGCGAAGATGAAGTCCGACGGCTGCGACCTCGTCGTGCTCGGCGCGGTCCTGCGCGAGCCCATCGGCGCCATGACCGAGGCCAGGAAGCTCGGCTGGGACGTCACCTTCCTCGGTGCGACGCCCGTCAACGTGATGGAAGTGCCCATGCTCGGCAAGGAAGCAGTGGAAGGCCTCTATGCCGCGTCGGGCTTCGAGATCCCGTATGAGGACACCGCCAAGGGCAAGGTCCACGACTGGCTCGTCAACTACAAGAAGATGTTCAACACCGACGCCAACACGCAGGCGATCATCGGCTACAACGCGGTGATGACCTTCGCCTTCTATGCGCAGAAGGCGGGCAAGGACCTCACGGGACAGAAGATGCTGGACTCGCTCGAGTCGGGCGAGAAGTTCCTCGACATCTTCAACTCGCCCCCGACGAAGTTCTCCAAGACCGACCACCTCGCCAACACCATCACCCAGGTGCAGCAGGTCAAGGGCGGCCGCTGGGTGCTGGTGAAGGACAATCTGATGTTTTGA
- a CDS encoding branched-chain amino acid ABC transporter permease: MLDFVQQLVSGVALGCVYGLIALGFVLVYKATEVVNFAQGDLMMLGGFFAFTFIGMMGLNYWIGFAGAVAAMALFGMLAERVVVRPILGYPQFSIIMATIGLGYFLRSIAGMIWGTDDLKIETPFSQGVLRIGSLVLAYDKLSVIAATMILCTLLWLFFNRTTLGTAMRASSENMLAAYYMGIPVKRVVSIVWAISAAVATCAGVLLAPITFIHSNVGLVLGLKAFPAAVLGGFGSIPGAVVGGVLIGVIESMAGFYLAEGWKDVAPYVVLLAVLLLKPEGLFGLHVRKKV; encoded by the coding sequence ATGCTGGATTTCGTTCAGCAGCTGGTCAGCGGTGTTGCGCTCGGCTGCGTCTACGGCCTGATCGCGCTCGGCTTCGTGCTGGTCTACAAGGCGACCGAGGTCGTCAACTTCGCCCAGGGCGACCTGATGATGCTGGGCGGCTTCTTCGCCTTCACCTTCATCGGCATGATGGGCCTGAACTACTGGATCGGCTTTGCCGGTGCGGTGGCCGCGATGGCGCTGTTCGGCATGCTGGCCGAACGCGTGGTGGTGCGGCCGATCCTCGGCTATCCGCAATTCTCCATCATCATGGCGACCATCGGGCTCGGCTACTTCCTGCGCTCGATCGCCGGCATGATCTGGGGCACCGATGATCTGAAGATCGAGACGCCGTTCAGCCAGGGCGTGCTGCGCATCGGCTCGCTGGTGCTCGCCTACGACAAGCTCTCGGTGATCGCGGCGACGATGATCCTGTGCACGCTGCTCTGGCTCTTCTTCAACAGGACCACGCTCGGCACCGCGATGCGCGCCAGTTCCGAGAACATGCTGGCGGCCTATTACATGGGCATCCCGGTCAAGCGCGTGGTGTCGATCGTCTGGGCGATCAGCGCGGCGGTCGCGACCTGCGCCGGCGTGCTGCTGGCGCCGATCACCTTCATTCACTCCAATGTCGGCCTCGTGCTCGGCCTCAAGGCATTCCCCGCCGCAGTCCTCGGCGGCTTCGGCTCGATCCCCGGCGCGGTGGTCGGCGGCGTCCTGATCGGCGTGATCGAGAGCATGGCCGGCTTCTATCTGGCCGAGGGCTGGAAGGACGTCGCGCCGTACGTCGTGCTGCTCGCCGTGCTGCTGCTCAAGCCCGAAGGCCTGTTCGGCCTTCACGTCCGCAAGAAGGTCTGA
- a CDS encoding ABC transporter ATP-binding protein, whose translation MSYFRAENLSLHFGGLKAVDAVSFAVEKGEILSIIGPNGAGKSSIFNLISRIYRPTSGRIFFEDQDITEQPPYDIARLGIARTFQNIELFENATVLSNLLVGRHRHSTTQLWQELLFLPSVRANEKLHRRRVEQVIEFLDLEPYRDKLISGLPYGVRKVIELARALCSEPKLILLDEPSSGLNVEETDDMSFWIRDMKNELGVTVLMVEHDMSLVNRVSDRVIALNYGRVLAMGSPAEVQQHPDVVAAYLGA comes from the coding sequence ATGAGCTATTTTCGCGCCGAGAACCTGTCGCTGCATTTCGGAGGCCTCAAGGCCGTCGATGCGGTGTCGTTCGCGGTGGAGAAGGGCGAGATCCTCTCGATCATCGGGCCCAACGGCGCCGGCAAGAGCTCGATCTTCAACCTGATCTCGCGCATCTACCGGCCGACCTCGGGCCGCATCTTCTTCGAGGACCAGGACATCACCGAGCAGCCGCCTTACGATATCGCAAGACTAGGCATCGCCCGCACCTTCCAGAACATCGAACTGTTCGAGAACGCGACGGTGCTGTCCAACCTCCTGGTCGGGCGCCACCGCCATTCCACCACGCAGCTCTGGCAGGAGCTGCTGTTCCTGCCGAGCGTGCGCGCCAACGAGAAGCTGCATCGCCGCCGGGTCGAGCAGGTGATCGAGTTCCTCGATCTCGAGCCCTATCGCGACAAGCTGATCTCGGGCCTGCCCTACGGCGTGCGCAAGGTGATCGAGCTGGCGCGGGCGCTGTGCTCTGAGCCGAAGCTGATCCTGCTCGACGAGCCGTCCTCCGGCCTCAATGTCGAGGAGACCGACGACATGTCGTTCTGGATCCGCGACATGAAGAACGAGCTCGGCGTCACCGTGCTGATGGTCGAGCACGACATGTCGCTGGTCAACCGCGTCTCCGACCGCGTCATCGCGCTGAACTATGGCCGCGTGCTGGCGATGGGCTCGCCCGCCGAGGTGCAGCAGCACCCTGATGTCGTCGCCGCGTATCTGGGAGCCTGA